A genomic stretch from Halorubrum sp. BV1 includes:
- a CDS encoding translation initiation factor eIF-2B encodes MIDETVAEIRAMRTHSTSAVAVKATQSLAELLDREYVTVDEFERDLEHNAGVLRRSNPSHAALHNAMRDVERSIVGEVTSVEAAKQRLEDVIARVTEEIETAKGEAAANAAEHIEDGDTLLVHDYSTTVLESIENAARDGAHLTVYVTEARPRTLGRKTARALAGMSRVDTRMVVDSAMGYALRDCDRVLLGITCITGGTYYNRIGTFPLVVTARELGVPVTAVGSGAKTIEEFRFENEFRDAVEVMREPVEGVTIENPSYDATPIGMIGTVITDDGVRE; translated from the coding sequence ATGATCGACGAGACCGTCGCCGAGATACGGGCGATGCGAACCCACAGCACGTCCGCGGTGGCCGTGAAGGCGACGCAGTCGCTCGCGGAGCTGCTCGATCGGGAGTACGTGACCGTCGACGAGTTCGAGCGCGACCTCGAACACAACGCCGGCGTGTTGCGCCGCTCGAACCCCTCACACGCCGCGCTCCACAACGCGATGCGCGACGTCGAACGCTCCATCGTCGGCGAGGTCACGTCCGTCGAGGCGGCGAAACAGCGCCTCGAAGACGTGATCGCTCGGGTCACCGAAGAGATAGAGACGGCGAAGGGCGAGGCGGCCGCCAACGCCGCCGAACACATCGAAGACGGCGACACCCTCCTCGTCCACGACTACTCGACGACCGTCCTCGAATCGATCGAGAACGCGGCGCGCGACGGCGCGCACCTGACGGTGTACGTCACGGAGGCGCGGCCGCGGACGCTCGGCCGGAAGACGGCGCGCGCGCTCGCCGGGATGTCGCGCGTCGACACCCGGATGGTCGTCGACAGCGCGATGGGGTACGCCCTCCGCGACTGCGACCGCGTCCTGCTCGGGATCACATGTATCACCGGCGGCACCTACTACAACCGGATCGGGACGTTCCCCCTGGTCGTCACCGCCCGCGAACTCGGCGTCCCGGTCACCGCGGTCGGCTCAGGCGCGAAGACCATCGAGGAGTTCCGGTTCGAAAACGAGTTCCGCGACGCCGTCGAGGTGATGCGCGAGCCGGTCGAGGGCGTCACGATCGAGAACCCGAGCTACGACGCGACGCCGATCGGCATGATCGGAACCGTGATCACCGACGACGGCGTCCGGGAGTGA
- a CDS encoding DUF1684 domain-containing protein has translation MSDEYAERLRANRREKDEFFAEHPQSPIPPEQREAFDGLDYFPPDPDYRVEATLTVHDDPEPVEMETTASNPVRYLRIVTFAFEVGGDEHTLAGYRQEGDDGAIFVPFRDKTTGQQTYHNGRYMELEPDADLVDGASVTLDFNLAYNPFCAYSETFSCPLPPEENWLEIVVPAGERTPDIE, from the coding sequence ATGAGCGATGAGTACGCAGAGCGGCTCCGCGCGAACCGCCGCGAGAAGGACGAGTTCTTCGCCGAGCATCCGCAGTCGCCGATCCCGCCCGAGCAGCGCGAGGCGTTCGACGGGCTCGACTACTTCCCGCCGGACCCCGACTACCGCGTCGAGGCGACGCTGACCGTCCACGACGACCCCGAACCCGTCGAGATGGAGACGACCGCGAGCAACCCGGTCCGGTACCTCCGGATCGTCACGTTCGCGTTCGAGGTCGGCGGCGACGAGCACACCCTCGCGGGCTATAGGCAGGAGGGCGACGACGGGGCGATCTTCGTCCCCTTCCGCGACAAGACGACCGGCCAGCAGACGTACCACAACGGCCGGTACATGGAGTTAGAGCCGGACGCCGACCTCGTCGACGGCGCGAGCGTCACGCTGGATTTCAACCTCGCGTACAACCCATTCTGTGCGTACAGCGAGACGTTCTCCTGTCCGCTCCCGCCGGAAGAGAACTGGCTCGAAATCGTGGTGCCGGCCGGGGAGCGGACCCCGGACATCGAGTGA